From the Streptomyces syringium genome, one window contains:
- a CDS encoding class I SAM-dependent DNA methyltransferase: MSGDDERDYDGYARLGLDRSGQAEAFDNIGVRYDDAFPHKEGQLEAGAWLAAELPPGSRILDLGCGTGLPTARQLTDAGHHVLGVDLSPGMLKLARDNVPGADFRLGDLAELRDGRLGTFDGIAAFFALLMLPRPEIPHALRMLYGMLRPGGLLALSMVEADVDDFAIPFLGNTIRVSGYLRDELRQVVCEAGFEITGESSPAYAPASTDVPPEIQLFLNLRRA; the protein is encoded by the coding sequence GTGAGCGGTGACGACGAGCGGGACTACGACGGTTACGCCCGGTTAGGGCTGGACCGCAGCGGACAGGCCGAGGCGTTCGACAACATCGGCGTCCGCTACGACGATGCCTTCCCGCACAAGGAGGGCCAGCTGGAGGCAGGTGCCTGGCTGGCGGCCGAGCTTCCGCCCGGCTCCCGGATCCTCGACCTCGGCTGCGGCACGGGCCTGCCGACCGCCCGCCAGCTCACCGACGCCGGTCACCACGTCCTGGGCGTCGACCTCTCGCCCGGCATGCTCAAACTCGCCCGCGACAACGTCCCCGGCGCCGACTTCCGGCTCGGCGACCTGGCCGAGCTGCGCGACGGACGGCTCGGCACCTTCGACGGCATCGCCGCCTTCTTCGCCCTGCTGATGCTGCCGCGCCCCGAAATTCCGCACGCGCTGCGGATGCTGTACGGAATGCTGAGGCCCGGGGGGCTGCTGGCGCTCTCGATGGTGGAAGCGGACGTGGACGACTTCGCGATTCCGTTCCTGGGCAACACGATCCGGGTATCCGGTTACCTGCGGGACGAATTGCGCCAGGTCGTGTGCGAGGCGGGTTTCGAGATCACCGGGGAGAGCTCGCCGGCGTACGCCCCCGCGAGTACGGACGTACCACCCGAGATCCAGCTCTTCCTCAATCTGCGACGCGCCTGA
- a CDS encoding ATP-binding SpoIIE family protein phosphatase, producing the protein MTEHPNSHGGQRTAQVRQSAVPAPEPGRARAVADEPEGTRRAESPALDRLPGHDGPEPASPRPARDPGAAASAPRARARGEAHPEPGAPRRAVPRPGGPEAARGAAAQGGTDRGTALPGGPERPASGGADGDGGAGKGPAGTTGGERLRFVGAATRRIARGIDLDEIVLGLCRATVPTFADAILVYLRDPLPVGDERPVGPVVLRLRRTDQLPEHVRGPEDPDAPQERAEPVPDLAGGAAERCEVRIGGPLAEVLRGVRPVFGDSSAARAALPELLGDEQDVPDRQRTILAPLRGRRRVIGAAVFIRRADRAAFEGDDLLVAAQLATHTALGVDKAVLYGREVYIADELQRTMLPDSLPQPTGVRLASRYLPAAETARVGGDWYDAIPLPGNRVALVVGDVMGHSMTSAAIMGQLRTTAQTLAGLDLPPAEVLHHLDEQAQRLGSDRMATCLYAVYDPVAHRIVIANAGHPPPILLHRGGRAEVLRVPPGAPIGVGGVDFEAVELDAPAGATLLLYTDGLVESRIRDVWTGIEQLRERLIDTARLTGPNPPPLEPLCDEVLGMLGPGDRDDDIALLAARFEGIAPSDVAYWFLDPRPQTAGQARRLARRALTRWGLEELTDSVELLVSEVVTNAVRYAERPVTLRLLRTDVLRCEVGDDVPQLPRLRQARPSDEGGRGLYLVNKLARRWGATRLSTGKVVWFELALPGHAR; encoded by the coding sequence GTGACGGAGCATCCCAACTCCCACGGAGGACAGCGGACCGCGCAGGTCCGGCAGTCCGCCGTCCCCGCCCCGGAACCGGGCCGCGCCCGGGCGGTCGCGGACGAGCCGGAGGGCACGCGCCGCGCGGAGTCCCCCGCGCTCGACCGGCTCCCCGGCCACGACGGCCCCGAGCCGGCCTCGCCGCGCCCGGCGCGCGACCCCGGCGCGGCGGCCTCGGCCCCACGCGCCAGGGCGCGCGGTGAGGCGCACCCCGAGCCGGGTGCGCCCCGCCGCGCCGTGCCCCGCCCCGGCGGCCCGGAGGCGGCCCGTGGGGCCGCCGCACAGGGCGGCACGGACCGGGGCACCGCCCTGCCCGGCGGCCCCGAAAGACCGGCCTCCGGCGGCGCGGACGGGGACGGGGGTGCCGGCAAGGGACCCGCCGGGACGACCGGCGGGGAGCGGCTGCGGTTCGTGGGCGCCGCCACCCGGCGGATCGCCCGCGGCATCGACCTGGACGAGATCGTGCTGGGGCTGTGCCGGGCGACCGTGCCGACCTTCGCGGACGCCATCCTGGTCTATCTGCGCGACCCGCTGCCGGTCGGTGACGAGCGGCCCGTCGGGCCCGTCGTGCTGCGGCTGCGCCGCACCGACCAACTGCCCGAGCATGTGCGCGGCCCGGAGGACCCGGACGCCCCGCAGGAGCGGGCCGAGCCCGTCCCCGACCTCGCGGGCGGCGCGGCCGAGCGCTGCGAGGTGCGGATAGGCGGGCCGCTCGCGGAGGTGCTGCGAGGGGTCAGGCCCGTATTCGGTGACTCCTCCGCCGCCCGGGCGGCGCTCCCCGAGCTGCTGGGCGACGAGCAGGACGTCCCCGACCGGCAGCGCACGATCCTCGCGCCGCTGCGCGGCCGCCGCCGCGTGATCGGCGCGGCGGTGTTCATACGCCGGGCGGACCGGGCCGCCTTCGAAGGCGACGATCTGCTGGTCGCGGCCCAGCTGGCGACCCACACCGCCCTCGGTGTGGACAAGGCCGTGCTCTACGGCCGCGAGGTCTACATCGCGGACGAGCTCCAGCGCACGATGCTCCCCGACTCCCTCCCCCAGCCGACCGGGGTCCGGCTCGCCAGCCGCTATCTCCCGGCGGCCGAGACCGCCCGGGTCGGCGGCGACTGGTACGACGCGATCCCCCTCCCCGGCAACCGGGTGGCGCTCGTCGTCGGTGATGTCATGGGGCACTCCATGACCTCCGCGGCGATCATGGGCCAGCTGCGCACCACCGCGCAGACCCTCGCGGGGCTGGATCTGCCCCCGGCCGAGGTGCTGCACCACCTCGACGAGCAGGCGCAGCGCCTGGGCAGCGACCGCATGGCCACCTGCCTGTACGCGGTGTACGACCCGGTCGCCCACCGCATCGTGATCGCCAACGCCGGTCATCCCCCGCCCATCCTGCTGCACCGCGGCGGGCGGGCCGAGGTGCTGCGCGTCCCGCCGGGCGCGCCCATCGGCGTGGGCGGGGTGGACTTCGAGGCCGTGGAGCTGGACGCGCCGGCCGGGGCGACGCTGCTGCTGTACACGGACGGCCTGGTGGAGTCCCGGATCCGGGACGTGTGGACGGGCATAGAGCAGCTGCGCGAGCGGCTGATCGACACGGCCCGGCTGACGGGTCCGAACCCGCCGCCGCTGGAGCCGCTGTGCGACGAGGTCCTCGGCATGCTCGGCCCCGGCGACCGGGACGACGACATCGCGCTGCTCGCGGCCCGCTTCGAGGGCATCGCGCCGAGCGACGTGGCGTACTGGTTCCTCGACCCGCGCCCGCAGACGGCCGGCCAGGCCCGGCGGCTGGCGCGGCGGGCGCTGACCCGCTGGGGGCTGGAGGAGCTGACCGACAGCGTGGAGCTGCTGGTCAGCGAGGTGGTCACCAATGCCGTGCGGTACGCGGAGCGGCCGGTGACCCTGCGGTTGCTCCGTACGGACGTGCTGCGCTGCGAGGTCGGTGACGACGTGCCGCAACTGCCACGGCTGCGGCAGGCCCGGCCCTCGGACGAGGGCGGCCGGGGGCTGTACCTGGTGAACAAGCTGGCCCGCCGGTGGGGGGCCACCCGGCTGAGCACGGGCAAGGTGGTGTGGTTCGAGCTGGCGCTGCCGGGCCATGCGCGCTGA
- the fomD gene encoding cytidylyl-2-hydroxypropylphosphonate hydrolase gives MTADTVETTGTAGTAPWAPGDHILWRYRGNATDRVHICRPVTVVQDTEDLLAVWMAPGTDCVKPLLADGTPVHREPLATRYTKPRTTTTSRWFGTGVLKLARPGEAWSVWLFWDPGWQFKNWYVNLEEPLARWAGGVDSEDHFLDIAVYPDRSWEWKDEDEFAQAQRAGLMSAAQAERVRAAGLAAIERIETWGAPFASGWEDWRPDPAWTVPTLPDDWDRTPARLGA, from the coding sequence ATGACAGCGGACACGGTGGAAACGACGGGCACGGCAGGCACCGCCCCCTGGGCGCCGGGGGACCACATCCTCTGGCGCTATCGGGGCAATGCCACCGACCGTGTCCACATCTGCCGTCCGGTGACCGTCGTCCAGGACACCGAGGACCTGCTCGCCGTCTGGATGGCCCCCGGCACCGACTGCGTCAAGCCGCTGCTCGCCGACGGCACCCCCGTGCACCGTGAGCCGCTGGCCACCCGGTACACCAAGCCGCGCACCACCACGACGTCCCGCTGGTTCGGCACCGGAGTCCTCAAGCTCGCCCGGCCCGGCGAGGCCTGGTCGGTCTGGCTCTTCTGGGATCCGGGCTGGCAGTTCAAGAACTGGTACGTGAACCTCGAGGAGCCCCTCGCCCGGTGGGCCGGCGGAGTCGATTCCGAGGACCATTTCCTGGACATCGCCGTCTACCCCGACCGCAGTTGGGAATGGAAGGACGAGGACGAGTTCGCGCAGGCCCAGCGAGCGGGCCTGATGTCCGCCGCCCAGGCCGAGCGGGTGCGGGCGGCCGGGCTGGCGGCCATCGAGCGGATCGAGACCTGGGGCGCGCCGTTCGCCTCCGGCTGGGAGGACTGGCGGCCCGACCCGGCGTGGACGGTGCCGACGCTCCCGGACGACTGGGACCGCACCCCGGCGCGTCTGGGCGCGTGA